Proteins encoded within one genomic window of Paramisgurnus dabryanus chromosome 11, PD_genome_1.1, whole genome shotgun sequence:
- the gpr61 gene encoding G-protein coupled receptor 61 → MELTTAHNILWNITLAPSWRPNATQPSTSGLSEPKDGHLLWTLSLCTMLLMDILAVVGNLAIMAVIAKTPRLRKFVFVFHLCLVDLIAALVLMPLGILSGQGFLNEALCQGYLCLSVGLISAAILTISAINVERYYYVVHPMRYEVKMTVGLVVSVLIGIWIKATIMSSFPLLGWALEGEETGPVPGKVMGKISVPKCCSLHRMDGGPQRLVFTVLFTLMYFLCPVLIIFVVYCNMFKVARVAAMQQGPMPTWMETPRPRSESLSSRSSTAGSLSGARTTPQRTFSGGKAAVVLVVVGGQFLGCWLPYFSFHLYCSVVPSSIESLARMAQLEDVFTWIGYFCFTSNPFFYGYLNRQIREELARNLAFVFKWRRPGEDEQLPSREASIEENFLQFLQGTGCSMQQRNSQSISIPQQEEDNPLSTELHRTSVDFHIPGQIMEETSEFIEHQHMNDLNIPDNCIKTKADLQG, encoded by the coding sequence ATGGAGCTTACAACTGCCCACAACATACTGTGGAACATCACCCTCGCCCCCTCTTGGCGACCAAACGCGACCCAACCCAGCACCTCAGGACTGAGCGAGCCCAAAGATGGACATCTGCTCTGGACACTTTCCTTGTGCACGATGCTCTTGATGGACATACTCGCCGTGGTGGGCAACTTAGCCATCATGGCGGTCATTGCGAAGACACCACGACTACGTAAATTTGTGTTCGTCTTCCATCTCTGCCTAGTAGATCTCATTGCGGCCCTGGTATTGATGCCTTTGGGTATCTTGTCAGGGCAGGGCTTTTTAAATGAGGCTTTGTGTCAGGGTTACCTTTGTCTAAGCGTGGGTCTGATCAGCGCCGCTATCCTCACGATCTCTGCCATCAATGTGGAAAGATACTACTATGTTGTTCATCCCATGCGTTATGAGGTGAAAATGACCGTGGGGTTGGTGGTGTCGGTTTTGATTGGAATATGGATCAAAGCCACTATCATGTCTTCATTCCCTTTACTCGGCTGGGCACTTGAAGGAGAAGAAACTGGACCGGTTCCGGGGAAAGTAATGGGAAAGATATCAGTACCAAAGTGCTGCTCGCTCCACAGGATGGACGGAGGGCCCCAACGCTTGGTGTTTACGGTCTTATTTACTCTTATGTACTTCCTGTGTCCGGTTCTTATCATCTTTGTGGTGTACTGTAACATGTTTAAGGTTGCCAGGGTGGCTGCCATGCAGCAAGGCCCAATGCCGACGTGGATGGAGACCCCACGGCCCCGCTCCGAATCTTTGAGCAGCCGATCAAGCACGGCGGGCAGCCTAAGTGGAGCTCGCACCACCCCTCAGAGGACTTTCAGTGGCGGCAAGGCTGCAGTCGTGTTAGTAGTCGTCGGAGGTCAGTTCCTCGGGTGTTGGCTACCTTATTTCTCCTTCCACCTCTACTGCTCCGTCGTGCCGTCCTCTATCGAATCTCTCGCACGCATGGCTCAGCTGGAGGATGTGTTCACCTGGATCGGCTACTTCTGCTTTACCTCCAACCCTTTTTTCTACGGTTATCTGAACCGGCAAATCCGAGAGGAGCTGGCTAGAAACTTGGCCTTCGTTTTCAAGTGGAGGCGTCCAGGTGAGGACGAACAGCTGCCCAGCAGAGAGGCTTCTATTGAGGAGAACTTTCTCCAGTTTCTTCAGGGAACAGGCTGCAGTATGCAGCAAAGGAATTCCCAAAGCATATCCATCCCTCAGCAAGAGGAGGACAATCCTCTCTCTACTGAGCTCCACAGGACATCTGTTGACTTCCACATTCCTGGTCAGATCATGGAGGAGACCTCTGAATTCATCGAACACCAACACATGAATGATCTTAATATACCAGACAATTGTATCAAGACTAAAGCAGACCTGCAAGGTTGA